The Kribbella jejuensis genome segment CAGCGACAGCGTGGTCCTGATCGCGCGCTCGCCGGTCCGGCCGTAATGGCGGCCGTCCTCGGAGTGGTACGCGACCTTGTAGCCGGCGTACCCGGCCGCGAGCACCAGCCCTAGTTTGATCATCAGACACCCGCCGCCGTACCGGATTCCTTGAACTGCGTGTGGTACAGATCAGCGTACTCGCCACCGGCCGCGAGCAGTTGGTCGTGCGTGCCGCGCTCGACGATGTTGCCGTGGTCAACGACCAGGATCTGGTCCGCGTTCCGAACGGTGGAGAGCCGGTGGGCGATCACCAGCGAGGTCCGGCCTTCGAGTGCGCTGTCCAGGGCCTGCTGGACGGCGACCTCGGACTCGGAGTCCAGGTGTGCGGTCGCCTCGTCGAGGACGACGATCTTCGGTGCCTTGAGCAACAACCGGGCGATCGCCAGCCGTTGCCGTTCGCCACCGGACAGCCGGTGCCCGCGGTCGCCGACAACTGTGTCCAGCCCGTCCGGCAACTCCGACACGAGGTCCCAGATCTGGGCGGCACGCAACGCCTGCACCATCTCGTCCTCGGTAGCGTCCGGCTTGGCATACACCAGGTTCGCGCGGATCGTGTCGTGGAACATGTGCGCGTCCTGCGTGACGTACCCGATCGTGTCGTGCAACGACTGCAGCGTGACGTCACGGACGTCGTGGCCGCCGATCCGCACCGCTCCCCCGGTCACGTCGTACAGCCGGGCGACGAGGTTGGTGATGGTGGTCTTGCCCGCACCGGACGGCCCGACCAGGGCGATCATCTGGCCGGGCTGGACCACGAAGCTCACGTCCTCGAGGACCTGCGCGGAGACGCGCTTGTCGAGGACCGCGACGGACTCCAGGCTGGCCAGTGAGACCTGCTCGGCGGTCGGGTACGCGAACGCCACATGGTCGAATTCCACGCTCGCCGCGTCGGCAGGCAACGGCTGCGCGTCCGGGGCGTTCTTGATCATCGGCTCCAGGTCGAGCACCTCGAAGACCCGCTCGAACGACACCAGCGCGGTCATCACGTCGACCCGGACGTTCGACAGCGCGGTCAGCGGACCGTACAGCCGGCCGAGCAACGCGACCAGGGCGAGCAGTGTCCCGACGGTCAGTGTCTGCCGAACGGCCAGGTTGCCGCCCACGCCGTACACCAGGGCCGTGGCGAGCGCCGCCACCAGCGTCAGCGCGGTGAAGAACACCCGGCCGAGCATCGCGATCCGGATTCCCAGGTCGCGGACCCGCCCGGCGCGCTCGCCGAAGTCACGCTCCTCCAGGGCCGGGTGCCCGAACAGCGTGACGAGCAGCGCGCCGCCGACGCTGAACCGCTCGGTCATCGCGGTCGACATCTCGGCGTTCAGGTTCATCTGCTCACGCGTCATCGCGGCCAGCCGGCGGCCGAGGATGCGGGCCGGGATCAGGAAGACCGGCAGCAGCAGGATCGCCACCACGGTCAACTGCCAGCTCAGCGCGAGCATCGCCGCGACCACCAGGATCAGGCTGATGATGTTCGAGACCACGCCGGACAGCGTGGTGGTGAAGGCCTGTTGGGCACCGATCACGTCGTTGTTGAGCCGCGAGACCAGCGCACCGGTCTGTGTCCGGGTGAAGAACGCGACCGGCATCCGTTGGACGTGCGCGAACACCTTCGTCCGCAGGTCGTAGATCAGGCCCTCACCGATCCGCGCCGAGAACGACCGCTGCACGAGACCGAGCACGGCCTCCACGACCGCGAGCCCCGCGACGACCAGCGCCAGCGCCGTCACCAGACCGGCGTTTCCCTTGGTGATGCCGTCGTCGACGATCTTCTTGAACAGCAACGGCGACGCGATCACCAGGAACGCCGACAGGACCACCAGGATCAGGAACACCGTGATCTGCCACCGGAACGGCCGCGCGAACCTCAGGATCCGCCGCACCGTGCCCTTGGCCAGCTTCCGCCCGACGATCGACGCGTCCTGGCGCCGCCAGCCGGCCGCGGCCATCCCACCCATCATCGACATACTGCCGCCTCTCTTTGCACTGATCATCTCAACAGCCGGGGACAGAACACACTTCCCGCAACTTTTGGTTGCGCATCAGCCCGGACCTGGTCTACAGTCATGAGCAACCAAAGGTTGCGAAAGGATGAGAGGCCATGAGCAGGAGCATCGAGCGGGAGATTCGGGTCGAGGCGGCACCGGAGGTCGTCTACGAGGTGGTCAGCTCGCCCGAGCACCTGCGTGAGTGGTGGCCGGACGAGGTCGACCTGAAGCCGATCCCCGGCAGCACCGGGACGGTCGGGTTCAAGCAGGCCGAGGGCACCCTGGTCGTACCGGTGACCGTGGTCGAGGCCGAGCCGCCGCGCCGGTTCTCGTTCCGCTGGGACTACGAGGGCGACACCGCGACCCCGGAGAACTCGCTGCTGGTGACCTTCGACCTGATCCCGGCCGACGGCGGCACGCTGCTCCGGATGGCCGAGACCGGGTGGGACGAGGCCGCGAAGTCCGACGAGGCGCTCGCCGACCACACCAGCGGCTGGGACTACTTCATCGGCCGGATCCCGCCGTACGTCGACCGGCTGGTCGCCAGGCCGTGATCGACGACGAGCTCTGGTCGGCGATCGGGGACCCGACCAGGCGGCGGATGCTCGACCTGCTGCTCGCGGACGGCGGCGGTACGGCGACCAGTCTCAGCGAGCGGCTGCCGGTCACCCGGCAGGCGGTCGCCAAGCACCTCGGCGTTCTCGAACGCGCCGGGCTCGCGCACTCCGCGCCGTCCGGCCGGGAACGCCGCTACACCGTGGACGAGGTGCGCCTCGCCCACGCCATCGACCAGCTGTTCGACGTCACCCAGACCTGGGACCGGCGGCTGCAGCGCATCAAGCGGATCGCCGAGGCGATCGAGAAGACCGAGAGGCAA includes the following:
- a CDS encoding ArsR/SmtB family transcription factor; translation: MIDDELWSAIGDPTRRRMLDLLLADGGGTATSLSERLPVTRQAVAKHLGVLERAGLAHSAPSGRERRYTVDEVRLAHAIDQLFDVTQTWDRRLQRIKRIAEAIEKTERQEP
- a CDS encoding SRPBCC domain-containing protein encodes the protein MSRSIEREIRVEAAPEVVYEVVSSPEHLREWWPDEVDLKPIPGSTGTVGFKQAEGTLVVPVTVVEAEPPRRFSFRWDYEGDTATPENSLLVTFDLIPADGGTLLRMAETGWDEAAKSDEALADHTSGWDYFIGRIPPYVDRLVARP
- a CDS encoding ABC transporter ATP-binding protein: MMGGMAAAGWRRQDASIVGRKLAKGTVRRILRFARPFRWQITVFLILVVLSAFLVIASPLLFKKIVDDGITKGNAGLVTALALVVAGLAVVEAVLGLVQRSFSARIGEGLIYDLRTKVFAHVQRMPVAFFTRTQTGALVSRLNNDVIGAQQAFTTTLSGVVSNIISLILVVAAMLALSWQLTVVAILLLPVFLIPARILGRRLAAMTREQMNLNAEMSTAMTERFSVGGALLVTLFGHPALEERDFGERAGRVRDLGIRIAMLGRVFFTALTLVAALATALVYGVGGNLAVRQTLTVGTLLALVALLGRLYGPLTALSNVRVDVMTALVSFERVFEVLDLEPMIKNAPDAQPLPADAASVEFDHVAFAYPTAEQVSLASLESVAVLDKRVSAQVLEDVSFVVQPGQMIALVGPSGAGKTTITNLVARLYDVTGGAVRIGGHDVRDVTLQSLHDTIGYVTQDAHMFHDTIRANLVYAKPDATEDEMVQALRAAQIWDLVSELPDGLDTVVGDRGHRLSGGERQRLAIARLLLKAPKIVVLDEATAHLDSESEVAVQQALDSALEGRTSLVIAHRLSTVRNADQILVVDHGNIVERGTHDQLLAAGGEYADLYHTQFKESGTAAGV